Genomic DNA from Pseudomonas sp. CCC3.1:
CACATCGCCTTTATTCCCTTGCTGGTTCCGCCTCTGCTGTATGTACTGACCAAACTGAAGATTGACCGCCGCTTGATCGCCTGCGTCATGACCTTTGGCTTGATCACGCCCTACATGTTCCTGCCTGTGGGTTTTGGCAACATCTTCCTCAATCAGATCTTGCTCGCCAACGTCAGTAAAAGTGGCGTGGACATCAGCCAGGTCAATGTCACCCATGCCATGGCAATTCCTGCATCAGGCATGCTGTTTGGCCTGTTGGTAGCGGTGTTTATCAGCTATCGCAAAAAACGCGACTATGACTTGGCCAAAATCGAGCAAGTCGAGCAGACCAGCATTAGCTACAACCCGATAACCCTACTGGTGGCCGGGATTGCCATCGCCGCAGCGTTCATTATTCAGCTATGGCTGGGCTCGATGATCATCGGTGCGTTGGCGGGTTTTCTGATCTTCTCGGTGTCAGGCATTGTGCGTTGGCGCGAGACGGATGACCTGTTCACCGAAGGCATGAAAATGATGGCCATGATTGGTTTCATCATGATTGCCGCCTCAGGTTTTGCTGAAGTCATGAAAGCCACAGGCGAAGTGAAATCACTGGTTGAAACCTCTGCGGGCTGGATCAATCACAGCAAAGGCTTAGGTGCATTACTGATGCTGTTGGTTGGCTTGCTGGTCACCATGGGCATTGGTTCTTCGTTTTCGACAGTGCCGATCCTGGCTGCGATTTTCGTCCCGCTGTGCGTGCAACTGGGTTTCAGCCCGATGGCCATCGTTTGCATCGTCGGAACGGCGGGCGCCTTGGGCGATGCGGGGTCTCCTGCGTCAGACTCAACCCTGGGCCCGACTTCCGGCTTGAACATTGACGGCCAGCACCATCACATTTGGGACACCGTGGTCCCGACGTTCCTGCACTACAACCTGCCGCTATTGGCTTTTGGTTGGGTCGCCGCGATGGTCTTGTAAATCAGGGCAATTCGATACGACCGTCTTCTCCGGGGACGGTCGGCCAATCACCTGCCGCCCAGCGTGTTCTGGCCTGTTCAATCAGAGCGGGGTCGCTGGCAACGAAGTTCCAGTTCATGCGCCGTGGTCCATCCAGTGGCGCGCCACCGATCAGCACCGCGTGGCAGTCACTTTTGGCACACAACGTCAACGCTTCCCCGCGCGGCAGTACC
This window encodes:
- a CDS encoding Na+/H+ antiporter family protein, producing the protein MNAVIAAVGIMLVLSLSRVHVVIALIVGAVVGGLVGGLSIEATLDAFNSGLGGGATVALSYAMLGAFAVAIAKSGLAHALADKALVMVNKQQAVGGNRIKWLLIGLLLVVAICSQNILPIHIAFIPLLVPPLLYVLTKLKIDRRLIACVMTFGLITPYMFLPVGFGNIFLNQILLANVSKSGVDISQVNVTHAMAIPASGMLFGLLVAVFISYRKKRDYDLAKIEQVEQTSISYNPITLLVAGIAIAAAFIIQLWLGSMIIGALAGFLIFSVSGIVRWRETDDLFTEGMKMMAMIGFIMIAASGFAEVMKATGEVKSLVETSAGWINHSKGLGALLMLLVGLLVTMGIGSSFSTVPILAAIFVPLCVQLGFSPMAIVCIVGTAGALGDAGSPASDSTLGPTSGLNIDGQHHHIWDTVVPTFLHYNLPLLAFGWVAAMVL